A window of the Lactuca sativa cultivar Salinas chromosome 7, Lsat_Salinas_v11, whole genome shotgun sequence genome harbors these coding sequences:
- the LOC111883916 gene encoding uncharacterized protein LOC111883916 isoform X1: MAKTRSMTRNQNDDDDDNASSSSSSRNTSFDKDHVGPWSDVNHDVLFLVMMQLRVVDFIAFRGVCKSWRSFAVSKSSIFLASKPPMKISINPHANNQDCYIYLKEDFEEPMFKTILPHSAGRICIGSTCGYLILFSSETRDFWLVNPITRHELHFPDFPLCVADLPTHEKEMRAIKGILVFSPSISGRVFVVLSSKLSLSFYIAGKPGWNHVSSSLPIVDVHVFKGKIYTLHSDCSLGELRLDLNSKWKGKWMLLETKSFPKPNLYFLQLVSANEKLLVINWVSNQKIFMELDSEEMKWVSPKKTIQECAIFYSSLTSCGVIKPESWTRHKRYGQGVFRCEGMWYFPNDCLNVNLLNE; encoded by the coding sequence ATGGCCAAGACAAGGAGTATGACCAGAAACcagaatgatgatgatgatgataatgcatcatcatcatcatctagcAGGAACACGAGTTTTGACAAGGATCACGTAGGACCTTGGTCAGATGTTAATCATGACGTGCTTTTTCTAGTTATGATGCAACTAAGAGTTGTTGATTTTATTGCATTCAGAGGAGTTTGCAAGTCATGGAGGTCATTTGCAGTATCTAAGAGTAGCATATTTTTGGCGTCTAAACCACCCATGAAGATAAGTATCAATCCCCATGCTAATAATCAAGACTGCTACATCTACTTGAAGGAGGATTTTGAAGAGCCAATGTTTAAAACCATCCTTCCCCATTCAGCTGGCAGGATCTGTATTGGATCAACTTGTGGTTACCTGATCTTGTTCAGTAGTGAAACCCGTGACTTCTGGCTTGTGAATCCAATCACAAGGCATGAGCTTCATTTCCCTGATTTCCCCTTATGTGTTGCTGATCTGCCTACTCATGAAAAAGAAATGAGGGCTATCAAGGgtatccttgtcttttcacctTCAATATCGGGGcgggtgtttgttgtgttaagTTCAAAATTATCACTGTCTTTTTATATCGCGGGTAAACCAGGATGGAATCATGTCTCCTCTTCTCTCCCCATAGTTGATGTACATGTTTTTAAAGGGAAGATATATACTCTACACTCTGATTGTTCTTTAGGTGAACTTAGACTCGATCTGAACTCAAAGTGGAAGGGAAAATGGATGTTACTTGAAACAAAGAGTTTTCCGAAGCCAAACTTGTACTTTCTGCAACTTGTGAGTGCAAATGAAAAGCTTCTAGTGATAAATTGGGTTTCAAACCAGAAAATTTTCATGGAACTAGATTCTGAGGAAATGAAATGGGTGTCGCCAAAAAAGACAATACAAGAATGTGCAATCTTTTATAGCAGCTTGACCTCTTGTGGTGTTATTAAACCTGAGTCATGGACACGACACAAGCGCTATGGTCAAGGTGTGTTCCGTTGTGAAGGGATGTGGTACTTCCCCAATGATTGTTTGAATGTTAATCTATTAAATGAGTGA
- the LOC111883916 gene encoding uncharacterized protein LOC111883916 isoform X2, whose product MMMMMIMHHHHHLAGTRVLTRITGVCKSWRSFAVSKSSIFLASKPPMKISINPHANNQDCYIYLKEDFEEPMFKTILPHSAGRICIGSTCGYLILFSSETRDFWLVNPITRHELHFPDFPLCVADLPTHEKEMRAIKGILVFSPSISGRVFVVLSSKLSLSFYIAGKPGWNHVSSSLPIVDVHVFKGKIYTLHSDCSLGELRLDLNSKWKGKWMLLETKSFPKPNLYFLQLVSANEKLLVINWVSNQKIFMELDSEEMKWVSPKKTIQECAIFYSSLTSCGVIKPESWTRHKRYGQGVFRCEGMWYFPNDCLNVNLLNE is encoded by the exons atgatgatgatgatgataatgcatcatcatcatcatctagcAGGAACACGAGTTTTGACAAGGATCAC AGGAGTTTGCAAGTCATGGAGGTCATTTGCAGTATCTAAGAGTAGCATATTTTTGGCGTCTAAACCACCCATGAAGATAAGTATCAATCCCCATGCTAATAATCAAGACTGCTACATCTACTTGAAGGAGGATTTTGAAGAGCCAATGTTTAAAACCATCCTTCCCCATTCAGCTGGCAGGATCTGTATTGGATCAACTTGTGGTTACCTGATCTTGTTCAGTAGTGAAACCCGTGACTTCTGGCTTGTGAATCCAATCACAAGGCATGAGCTTCATTTCCCTGATTTCCCCTTATGTGTTGCTGATCTGCCTACTCATGAAAAAGAAATGAGGGCTATCAAGGgtatccttgtcttttcacctTCAATATCGGGGcgggtgtttgttgtgttaagTTCAAAATTATCACTGTCTTTTTATATCGCGGGTAAACCAGGATGGAATCATGTCTCCTCTTCTCTCCCCATAGTTGATGTACATGTTTTTAAAGGGAAGATATATACTCTACACTCTGATTGTTCTTTAGGTGAACTTAGACTCGATCTGAACTCAAAGTGGAAGGGAAAATGGATGTTACTTGAAACAAAGAGTTTTCCGAAGCCAAACTTGTACTTTCTGCAACTTGTGAGTGCAAATGAAAAGCTTCTAGTGATAAATTGGGTTTCAAACCAGAAAATTTTCATGGAACTAGATTCTGAGGAAATGAAATGGGTGTCGCCAAAAAAGACAATACAAGAATGTGCAATCTTTTATAGCAGCTTGACCTCTTGTGGTGTTATTAAACCTGAGTCATGGACACGACACAAGCGCTATGGTCAAGGTGTGTTCCGTTGTGAAGGGATGTGGTACTTCCCCAATGATTGTTTGAATGTTAATCTATTAAATGAGTGA
- the LOC111883779 gene encoding uncharacterized protein LOC111883779, giving the protein MAKLRSSTRHQNHDDDASSSLSSTTKRFKTFDNIGVSHWSNLSHDVFFLVVMQLGVVDFVAFSGVCRSWRSLALSNWNMFMASKPPMSICSRASNQDSYWYLEDFERRRFRTFIPHSAGRICFGLTSGYLILGGRETQDFWLVNPITRHELHFPGFPIYVRALEHLSIKAILVFSPSASGWVFVVLHRNISFSIAGKRGWNHVSSTLPILDLHAFKGKIYILHTDYSVCELRLDPNRKRKWTLLETKNFPKPDLLYPQLINSGENLYLMSLFSQPYKVLELDFGEMKWVSPEKTIREYAFFLSEKKSSAAIKPESWAGPQTHYKSYDYFIRNEMPQRMFYYHKWMWYFPFDCLNVNTLDEQ; this is encoded by the coding sequence ATGGCCAAGTTAAGGAGTAGTACCAGACACCAGAATCATGATGATGatgcatcatcatcattatcatctaCCACAAAGAGGTTCAAGACTTTTGACAACATTGGTGTGTCACATTGGTCAAATCTTAGCCATGATGTGTTTTTTCTAGTTGTGATGCAACTGGGAGTTGTGGATTTCGTTGCATTCAGTGGAGTTTGCAGGTCATGGAGGTCACTTGCACTCTCGAACTGGAACATGTTTATGGCATCCAAACCGCCCATGTCGATATGCTCCCGTGCTAGTAATCAAGACTCATATTGGTATCTGGAGGACTTTGAAAGGAGAAGGTTCAGAACTTTCATTCCCCATTCTGCTGGTAGAATTTGTTTTGGATTAACTTCTGGTTACCTAATCTTGGGTGGGCGGGAAACCCAAGACTTCTGGCTTGTGAATCCTATCACAAGGCATGAACTTCATTTCCCTGGCTTCCCCATTTATGTACGTGCTCTTGAACATTTAAGTATCAAGGctatccttgtcttttcacctTCAGCATCTGGGTGGGTATTTGTTGTGCTACATAGAAATATATCATTTTCTATAGCGGGTAAACGAGGATGGAATCATGTCTCCTCCACTCTCCCCATCCTTGATTTACATGCTTTCAAGGGGAAGATATATATCTTACACACCGATTATTCTGTATGTGAACTTAGACTCGATCCGAATCGGAAGCGCAAATGGACGTTACTTGAAACCAAGAATTTTCCGAAGCCGGATTTATTATATCCACAGCTTATAAATTCTGGTGAAAACTTGTATCTGATGAGTCTCTTTTCACAACCTTACAAGGTTTTGGAACTAGATTTTGGTGAAATGAAATGGGTGTCCCCAGAAAAGACTATTAGAGAATATGCTTTCTTTCTAAGCGAGAAAAAGTCTTCTGCTGCTATTAAACCAGAGTCATGGGCTGGCCCTCAGACACACTACAAGAGCTATGATTACTTCATTCGTAATGAAATGCCACAACGCATGTTCTATTATCATAAGTGGATGTGGTACTTCCCGTTTGATTGTTTAAATGTTAATACCTTAGATGAGCAATGA